Proteins encoded together in one Lathyrus oleraceus cultivar Zhongwan6 chromosome 5, CAAS_Psat_ZW6_1.0, whole genome shotgun sequence window:
- the LOC127080825 gene encoding uncharacterized protein LOC127080825 has product MPRKCSLCFKCGVEGHRAVDCSKDSVTCFKCGKSGHRANHCGVGSSVTCYNCGEKGHISTKCDKPKKEQAKGKVFALSGAEATTDDRLIQGTCFIKGTPLTAIIDTGATHSFISLDCAKRLNLILSDMRRSMVIDTLSMGFVSTSYVCLNCPLSIFGRDFGIDLVCLPLEQLDVILGMNWLEFNRVYINCFEKTIIFPEVGAKEDWFVSTKQVGESVEDGAELFMLLATLDIREKRTIEELPIVCEFAEVFPEDISDLPPEREVEFLIDLVPGTSPVSVAPYRMSASELKELKSQLEDLLEKRFIRPSVSP; this is encoded by the exons ATGCccagaaagtgcagtttg tgtttcaaatgtggcgttgaaggtcatcgtgctgttgattgtagtaaggattctgtgacgtgtttcaagtgtggcaagagtggtcacagagcaaaccattgtggagttggttcgagtgtgacttgttacaattgtggtgagaaaggtcacattagtaccaaatgtgataagccgaagaaggagcaagcgaagggaaaggtgtttgcattgtctggtgcggaggccactaccgatgataggctaatccaaggtacgtgctttattaagggtacacctttgactgccattattgataccggtgcaacacattctttcatttctttggattgtgctaagagattgaatcttatattgtctgatatgcgtagaagtatggttattgatacacTTTCTATGGGTTttgtttctacttcctatgtgtgtctgaattgtccgttgagtatctttggtagggattttggaattgatttagtttgtcttcctttagagcaacttgatgtgattttgggtatgaattggttagaatttaatcgggtgtatatcaactgttttgagaagacaattatttttcctgaggttggtgcgaaggaagattggtttgtgtctaCTAAGCAAGTGGGTGAATCGGTGgaagatggtgccgagttgtttatgttgttggcaactttggatattcgtgagaagaggacgattgaagaattgccaatagtttgtgagtttgcggaggtatttccggaagatataagtgatttaccgccggaacgtgaggttgagtttttgattgatttagttcctggaactagtcctgtatcggTGGCTCCCTATAGgatgtctgcttctgagttgaaagagttgaagagtcaacttgaagacttgcttgagaagaggtttattcgtcctagtgtgtcgccg